A genomic segment from Tuwongella immobilis encodes:
- a CDS encoding ABC transporter ATP-binding protein: MALTIQSLVKSYPTRNGDLSILRGIDLTLQAGESLAIMGPSGSGKSTLLHILGTLDRPTSGTVDLDGVQPFTLNDNDLATFRNHQVGFVFQDHHLLPQCTVLENVLIPTLVQPEAERAKAEPWARELLDRVGLANRLEHLPAELSGGERQRVAVARSLVMRPKLLLADEPTGNLDRKTSQQVGKLLLELHAAEQTILIVVTHSAELASIFPQTRHMEDGQLVVNPN; encoded by the coding sequence ATGGCACTCACGATTCAATCGCTGGTGAAGTCGTACCCCACCCGAAACGGGGATCTCTCGATTTTGCGAGGAATCGATCTCACGCTCCAAGCGGGCGAGTCGTTAGCCATCATGGGGCCGTCTGGTTCGGGAAAAAGCACTCTGCTGCACATCCTGGGCACGCTCGATCGCCCAACTTCGGGAACGGTCGATCTCGATGGCGTGCAACCGTTTACGCTCAACGACAACGATCTTGCGACGTTTCGCAATCATCAAGTTGGGTTCGTCTTTCAGGACCATCACCTGTTGCCGCAATGCACCGTGCTGGAAAATGTGCTGATTCCGACGCTCGTGCAACCGGAAGCGGAACGGGCAAAGGCGGAACCGTGGGCACGCGAGTTGCTCGATCGAGTAGGACTGGCCAATCGGCTGGAGCATCTCCCGGCGGAATTGTCGGGCGGGGAACGGCAGCGGGTCGCGGTTGCGCGGTCGCTGGTCATGCGGCCCAAACTGCTGCTCGCGGATGAGCCGACAGGCAATCTCGATCGCAAAACCTCGCAGCAAGTTGGCAAACTGCTGCTGGAATTGCATGCTGCCGAACAGACGATTCTGATTGTGGTCACCCACAGTGCCGAGCTTGCGAGTATCTTCCCGCAAACCCGGCATATGGAAGATGGTCAGTTGGTGGTGAATCCGAATTAA
- a CDS encoding prenyltransferase/squalene oxidase repeat-containing protein, with translation MNPHNIDDSPAKIYLHSLTMRLLEGAEKLPAHLRDRHVRYLNASQNPDGGYSGRAGGSDLYYTGFALRALAMLQSLDMDRCTRTANFLTQRIQQPASAIDLFSFLVSSVLVTLGGGTDVLAAAPADWRDRVSATLEAHRTPDGGYAKLPNSPSGSTYHTFLIALAYQILERPLPNLDQAITFILSRRRDDGGFVEIAPMRRSGANPTAAAIGFLETASAITPEIRTSVVDFFAGLVSEFEGGYRANDRIPTADLLSTFTVVWSLLQMNGGDRIDLEAVRSYVLSLEAKAGGFQGGLWDNAVDVEYTFYGLGTLAALAGR, from the coding sequence ATGAACCCACACAACATAGACGACTCACCGGCAAAAATCTATTTGCATTCTTTAACGATGCGTTTGTTAGAAGGGGCTGAGAAACTCCCGGCCCATCTGCGCGACCGTCACGTTCGTTACCTGAATGCCTCGCAGAATCCCGATGGTGGTTATTCCGGTCGTGCCGGTGGCTCCGACCTCTACTATACGGGATTCGCGCTGCGGGCGTTGGCAATGTTACAATCTCTTGACATGGATCGATGCACACGCACAGCCAACTTTTTGACGCAACGCATTCAGCAGCCTGCTTCTGCGATCGATTTATTCTCGTTTTTGGTTAGTTCGGTCCTCGTGACATTGGGAGGGGGGACAGACGTGTTGGCGGCGGCTCCGGCCGACTGGCGCGACCGCGTGTCGGCAACGCTCGAAGCCCATCGCACTCCCGATGGCGGCTATGCGAAGTTGCCCAATTCGCCGTCGGGGAGCACCTATCACACGTTCTTGATCGCATTGGCATATCAGATCCTCGAACGACCGCTTCCAAATTTGGATCAAGCGATCACGTTTATTCTCAGTCGCCGCCGAGACGATGGCGGTTTCGTGGAAATTGCGCCGATGCGTCGATCGGGGGCGAATCCCACCGCGGCGGCAATCGGGTTTCTCGAAACTGCCAGCGCGATAACTCCCGAGATTCGGACGTCGGTTGTCGATTTCTTTGCCGGGTTGGTCAGCGAGTTCGAAGGGGGGTATCGTGCGAATGATCGCATCCCCACGGCAGACTTGCTCTCGACATTCACAGTCGTTTGGTCGTTATTGCAAATGAACGGCGGCGATCGAATCGATTTGGAGGCGGTCCGCAGCTACGTCTTGTCGCTGGAGGCGAAAGCGGGTGGCTTTCAAGGCGGATTATGGGACAACGCTGTCGATGTGGAATACACTTTCTATGGCTTAGGAACGTTGGCCGCGCTCGCGGGGCGGTAA